The Streptomyces sp. V4I8 genome includes the window CGTCGAACGCGGGGGTCGGCGAACCGAACTCCCGGATGCCCTCGGGCCATACTCCGCCGACGTCGGTGGCCCACTTGCCGCGCGCGTCCCAGGTGGCCAGGACGTGGTCCGCGCCGTCGTCGGCGGGTATTCGGGAGCGGTCGCGCAGGACGTACTCACCGCGGCTGTCGTCGCGGTCGATGTCGAGGCCGACGGTGGTGCCGTCGAGCCGGACGCCGGTGCCCTTGTCGGCGGCGAGCGCCTTCCCGGCGGGCCGTGCCTCGGCGGGAGAGCCGTCCGTCACCGCCCGCCCCGGTGTCGTGCGAGGGGCGCCGAACGTCCTGACAGCGCTGTACTGAAGGACCGGATATCCGGCGCGGGCGTCGATGTAGACCTCGCGACGCACGGGTTCACCGCTCGCCGGGTCGCTGCCGTGCACGGTGACCTGCCGGGTCAGGACACCTGCCCCGGTGGGCAGGACGACCAGTCCGCGTGCCGTGCCCGCGAGCGGGGACTCCTCGTCGCCCGACCGCGGCGCGGTGAAGTGCCGGTCGCCGAGTTCCGTGCGTACGGCGTTCACCGCACGCTCGACGGCGAGCGCCTCGCCGACCTCGGGCGTCGTGCCCGTGCTCAGCCCGGTGAAGTACTTCCCCGAGGTCCCCGTGACGACGCGCTCGCCGTCCTCGCGCTCCATACGGACGACGTACTGACCGCCCAGGACCGGCACGCCCCGGTGCCGCTGCTGGAGCCGGACCGTCTCGCGGCCGTCCACGGCGGTGGTCCCGGCGGGCACCAGATCGCGCTCGGGGTCCGCGATCCGGTACCGGCTCCGCCTGACGTCCAGATGGGCGCGGGCCGCGGCCGCCGCGCTGCCCTTGGCGGGAGCCTGTTCCCGGATGCCCCGCACCAGCGCCGGGGTATCCGTCTCCTGCCCCGGGATCACCTCGGCCGGCCTCGGTATCGGTGGCGCCGTCTGCGTCGCGGCTTGGGCCGGAGCCGCCGGGACGACGAGTGCGACGACGCTCAACAGCGCCGCCGCACCCGGTAATCCGCTCAGTTGTGGTGTTCTGCCGCCGCCTCTGGCTCTTCTGGGCTGACGCATGGTCTCCCGAACCCCCCTCGGTCGCTGTGCCGGGAGCGGAGCGCCGCCCGGCCAGGGGCCATCGAAGCGGCGATGTGCCGTTCCATCAACGGGGCGGCTGTGCCCACGGGTGACTTCCGGCCGTAGTGGGGGCCGGCGGTCAGCGGCGGGGCGCCCGGCCGCTGCTGCGGCGGACCACCAGGTCGACGGGGACCAGCGACTCCACCCGGGGCGGCTCGACGGGGCCGTCGAGCCGGTCCAGCAGCAGGCGCAGCGAACGGGTGCCGATCTCGGCGAAGTCCGTGCGCACGGTGGTCAGCGGGGGAAGGAAGTGCGCGGCCTCGGGGATGTCGTCGTAGCCCACGACGCTCACCTCGTCGGGGACGGAACGGCCGGCTTCGTGCAGCGCATGCAGCAGCCCCAGGGCCATCTGGTCGTTGGCGGCGAACACGGCCGTGACCTCCGGACGCTCCGCCAGGCGCCGGCCCAGCTCATAGCCCGAGTCGGCGCTCCAGTCGCCGATCAGCGGGGCCGGGACCTCGGCGCCCGCCGCCTCCAGAGTGGCCTGCCAGCTGCCCAGCCGGTGGTCGGCCGAGGTCCAGCCGGTCGGGCCCGCGATATGCCACACGGTGCGGTGACCCAGCCCCAGCAGGTGCTCGGTGGCCTTGCGGGCCCCGGCCCGGGAGTCGCCGGTGACCTGCTGGGTGTCGGCGTCGAGGCCGTTCTCCAGGACGACCAGCGGGGTGTCGAGGCGGGTGTCCGCCAGCGCCTTGCCCACCCACAGCTGCGGGGCGATGGCGATCACCCCGTCCGCGCCCTCGGCGGACAGCCGGTTGACCGCCTCCACGACCGTGTCGGGCTCGGCCGTGTCCAGCGCGATCGAGCTGAGCAGGTAACCGGCCTCCTGCGCCGCCGTGTTGATCGCGGTCAGGATGCTGGCGGGACCGTAACGCGCGGCGTCGAACGAGATCACGCCGACCATCCGGGTTCGCCCGCTGGCCAGCGACCGGGCACTGCGGCTCGGGCGGTAGCCCAGCGTCCGCATGGCCGCCAGAACCGTCTCGCGGGTCTCGGGCCGCACTGACGGATGGTCGTTGAGGACGCGGGAGACGGTCTGCTTGGACACCCCGGCCAGCCGGGCCACGTCGTCCATCACCGGACGCGCACCCGCGAAGTTCCGTCTGCTGCGCCCTCTCGGAGCGGAGTCGTCGGCGGAGCTTGGGGTCATGATGGCTGTTTCCTCGACGTGGTCACGGCGGTGGTGTCCCGCCCCGGCAGAACCCCAGCATAGGCAGGGCCACGGAGCGGGCACCCCCACGAGCGCCGCGTCATCCCGACCGCACCGCCCAGGCCCGGCTGGTGACCCACTCGGCCCGCGTCACGGCAGCCGTCCGCGCCGCCTCACCCGCCCCGTCCGGCACATGGACCTTGGCATCCGGGTGCAGAGGCAGCACCCGCACGCGCAGCGCCGCGCCCGCCGGCAGCCGGCCGATCTCCCAGACCCGCCCCGTGAAGAACTGGTCGGCGACCAGCGTGTCTCCCACGTACGCCCGCCCCACGTCCCCGGTCCAGTCCAGCCGCAGTAGGGACCCCTCCGGGAGATCCTCCGGCACGTCGACGCCGTACTCGGCGGCCACCGTGTCGAAGTACTTGTCCGCAGGCACGCTCGCCCGCGCCGGCCCACCGGTCGACGGCTCGGGCGCCGGACCGGCGGGCCGGACGAGGGTGAGGCGCGCCTCAGGAGCCGCACTGCCGCCGGTCACGAGGCTGTAGCGGGTGAAGATCCCGTCCGCCTCGCCGGCCACCGGCACCCCGTCCACCGTCAACGCCCGCTCCGGCGCGGGCAGCACGGCGAACGACGACCGTACGGCCGTGCTGTGCACCCGCACCTCGTCGCCGCCGTCGAACACGACCCCGTCCGCGCACAGCACCAGCCGCTCGGCGCCCCATGCCTGACCCCGGTAGACGGTACGAGCCGTCGCCGCGTCCAGCACCAGCAGACCCACCCGCTCACCGTCCGCCGTGTCCACCTCGACCAGCGCGTCGGTCCCGGGCCGCAGCCCGGCCACCAGGATCCGGCCGTCGATCTCGGTCACGTCCCCGGACGGCGCGCCCACGGACCGCACCGTGCCCGCGTCCAGGGCGACTTCGGGCGCGATGCCGTCGGTGGCGGCGAGCACCAGGACCGTACGCCCGTCCAGGGCGACCGTGCACACCGGCTGCGCGGTCGCCCACTCCAGCCGCAACCCCGCGACGTCCAGCCGCAGCGGCCAGCAGAAGTAGGCTCCGGCGGGCACCGTCACGGGAGAGCTGGGCAGTGTCAACGCGCCTGCGAAGCGCGGGAGTTCGCCAGGAATCTCCCCAGGAATCTCGCCCGGATACTCGGCCCGGAACTCGACCGTGAAAGAGGTGTCCGGACGGTCGGGCAGCGGCTCGTGCGGCTGGTGGTTGTTGACGAAGAGGAAGCCCGAAGCGCCGTCCGTGCGGACGGCCCAGCGCAGGGTGTCCCGATCGTGCTGGACCTGCGGCCGCACCTCCGGCAGTACGGACTCCATCGGTGCGACGAGATGGCCGAACTCCGCCAACAGCAGGTGCTGAAGGCGCAGTTCGTCGTACGAGGGCCGGTACTGGCCGTACTCGCCGAGCGGGGCCTGGAAGTCGTACGTCAGGACGGGCAGGTCGTTGGGGTAGCCGGTGGCGTGGGACTCCTGGAGCGGGGAGAGCTCCCCGGCCGGATTCGTGCCGCCGTGGAACATGTAGTAGCCCTGCCACACCGAGCCGCAGCCGATCTTGGTGAGGCCGAGCGCGCCGATGTCGGCGGCGTCGAGGCGCGGCCGCCGGTGGTAGGCCACCGCCATGCCGCCGCCCAACTCGCAGGTGGCCCAGGGGAATCGGTCCGCGAGGGCGTCCGGGGCACCGCCCCGGACGGTGGTCGGGCGCAGGTCGGCGCCGATGCCCTCGTCGTCGCGCTGGTGGGTGAAGAAGAAGTGCTTGCGACAGGTGTCGGGCCAGCCGCCGTCCGCCTCGGTCCAGAACGCCTCGGGGTAGCCGCCGTACAGCGGGAACAGTTCGTCGCCCGGGAGCTGGACACCGCCCCACGCGGTCGATGTCCACAGGGGCGCGCTCAGTCCGGCCTCCTGGGCCATCCGCTTCAACGTCAGCAGATGGCCGGGCTGGTCGTACAGCTCGTTCTCGATCTGGATCGCGATGACCGGGCCGCCGTGGGCGCGGTCGAGGCCGCCCAGCTGCTCGGCGATGGCCACGAACCAGTCGCGTACGGGCTCCAGATACGCCGGGTCGTCGGTGCGGGGCGTGCAGTCGCGGGCCAGCAGCCAGTCGGGCAGGCCTCCGTTGCGTACCTCCGCGTGGGACCAGGGGCCGATGCGGGGGATGAAGTCCAGGCCGTGGCGGGCGCACAGCTCGGCGAAGCGGCGCAGGTCGAGGTCGCCGTCGAAGCGGACGCGGCCCTCGACCTCCTCGTGGTGGATCCAGATGAGGTAGCCGGCGACGGCGGTCACGCCGCCCGCCTTCATCTTCAGCAGTTCCTCCTCCCACTCCGCGGCCGGGTAGCGGGAGTAGTGGAACTCGCCGGAGACCGGGAACCAGGGGCGGCCCCCGCGGGTGAGCCAGCTGCTCGTCACGGCGATCGGGTCGGGGGCGTTCGGCGTGTCGGCGAAGGGCAGGTGGCCGGCGACCGGGGGAGCGGGGTGCGTGGTGAGGTGCAGCCGGTGCGGGCGGGGCATCAGTCGGTCTCCGGGCCGAGGTCGGCGGTGTCGGTGAGCTGGGCGCGGGTGCCGGTGGTGGCGTGCAGTTCCAGGAGGACCAGGTCGTTGGTGCCGGCGCGCAGGATCGGCGCGGGGACGTAGAGCGTGTGCTGTGGGCCGCGGTTCCAGTAGCGGCCGAGGTGGAAGCCGTTGACCCAGGCCTGGCCCTTGGTCCAGCCGGGCAGGGCGAGGAAGGCGTCGGCCGGGGACTCGACGTCGAAGCTGCCGTGGTGGAAGGCCGGTCCGGTGGCCGTGGTCGCGTCGGACGGCTCGAACGGCACCGCGTCCAGGGTGTCGAAGGGCAGTGGGCGGCAGTCCCAGCCGTGCAGGGGGGTGCCGTTGAAGGTGACGGGGCCGAGGAGGCCCTTGGGGGCGCCGATGCGGGGGCCGTAGTTGACGCCGCCCATGTTCTCGACGAGGACGTCCAGCGTGGCCCCGGGCCGCGGGACGCGGACGGGCAGGGTCTCGTCGTGGCGTTCGCGTTCCAGTACGCCGACGGGGGTGCCGTCGATGAAGACCTGGGCGCGGTCGCCGACCCCGCCCGCGAAGTGCAGCAGGCCGTCGCCCACCGCTTCCACGGTCGTGCGGTAGAGGGCGTAACCGGCGTGCAGGCCCAGGTCGTTCATCGTCGCCGGATCCTCGGTGCGGACCGGCTTGGCGAGAGTGTCCGCGTGGGGGACGAGCGGGGCCCGACGATCCAACTCCACTGTGATGGCCGGGAGTTTGGGCGCCGGGGCGGGGACGGGCTCGTCGGGGACCGGGGCGTGGCGGGCGATGACCTCACGGAAGGCGTGGTACTTGGGGCCGGGGTCGCCGCACTCGGTGAGCGCGGCGTCGTAGTCGTAGGAGGTGACGGTGGGTTCGTAGGCGTGCTTATGGTTGGCGCCGTTGGTGAAGCCGAAGTTGGTGCCCCCGTGGAACATGTAGATGTTGACCGAGGCGCCCGCGGACAGCAGACGGTCCAGGTCGGCGGCGGCGTCGGCGGCGTCCCGCACATGGTGGGGGCCGCCCCAGTGGTCGAACCAGCCGATCCAGAACTCCGCGCACATCAGGGGCCCCTCTGGCTGGTGGGCCCGCAGCGCCGCCAGATGCCGGTCGACCCGGCTGCCGAAGGTGGCCGTCGCCAGCACGCCGGGCAGAGCGCCGGCCGCCAGATGCTCGGCGTTGGCCTGGTCGCAGGTGAAGAGCAGCTCCTCGACGCCCCTGGCCCGGAAGGCCGCTTCGAGGTGCTTCAGATACGCGGTGTCGTCGCCGTAGGCGCCGTACTCGTTCTCCACCTGGACGGCGATCACCGGGCCGCCCGCCGCGGCCATGTACGGCATCAGCGGGGGCAGCAGGACGTCGAGGTAGCGGTCGATCACCTCGGTGAAGCGCGGGTCGCTGGAGCGCAGCCGGATGTCGGGGTCGGCGATGAGCCAGGACGGCAGGCCGCCGTCGTCCCACTCGGCGCAGATGAACGGCCCCGGGCGGAGCAGGACGTGCAGGCCCTCGTCGCGGGCCAGGCTCAGATAGCGGGGCAGGTCGAGGAACCCGTCGAGGACGAGCGGTCCGTCGGGGTCGGGCTGATGCAGGTTCCACGGCACATACGTCTCCACCGTGTTGAGCCCCATCAGCCGGGCCTTGCGCAGCCGGTCGGCCCACTGGTCGGGATGGACCCGGAAATAGTGCATCGCGCCGGAGATGATCCGGAACGGCTCGCCATGCAGGAGGAAACCGTCGGGAGACGTCGTCAGAGCGGACATGCGGAAGCTTCCCTTCGCTAGGAAGTACGCGGCGGATCGGAGTGCGTTCGGGTGCTGCGGATCAGCCAGAGCGTGGCGGCCAGGCACAGGGCCGAGGCGCCGGACAGCAGAAGCGGGACCGTACGGATCCCCGACCACTCGATGGCCTTGCCCAGCGCCGGACCCGCCACCACGCCGCCGACCATGGAGGCGGCGATGACCAGCGCTCCCGCTCTGCGCGCCCGCGGGGCGGC containing:
- a CDS encoding LacI family DNA-binding transcriptional regulator; translation: MTPSSADDSAPRGRSRRNFAGARPVMDDVARLAGVSKQTVSRVLNDHPSVRPETRETVLAAMRTLGYRPSRSARSLASGRTRMVGVISFDAARYGPASILTAINTAAQEAGYLLSSIALDTAEPDTVVEAVNRLSAEGADGVIAIAPQLWVGKALADTRLDTPLVVLENGLDADTQQVTGDSRAGARKATEHLLGLGHRTVWHIAGPTGWTSADHRLGSWQATLEAAGAEVPAPLIGDWSADSGYELGRRLAERPEVTAVFAANDQMALGLLHALHEAGRSVPDEVSVVGYDDIPEAAHFLPPLTTVRTDFAEIGTRSLRLLLDRLDGPVEPPRVESLVPVDLVVRRSSGRAPRR
- a CDS encoding beta-galactosidase; this translates as MPRPHRLHLTTHPAPPVAGHLPFADTPNAPDPIAVTSSWLTRGGRPWFPVSGEFHYSRYPAAEWEEELLKMKAGGVTAVAGYLIWIHHEEVEGRVRFDGDLDLRRFAELCARHGLDFIPRIGPWSHAEVRNGGLPDWLLARDCTPRTDDPAYLEPVRDWFVAIAEQLGGLDRAHGGPVIAIQIENELYDQPGHLLTLKRMAQEAGLSAPLWTSTAWGGVQLPGDELFPLYGGYPEAFWTEADGGWPDTCRKHFFFTHQRDDEGIGADLRPTTVRGGAPDALADRFPWATCELGGGMAVAYHRRPRLDAADIGALGLTKIGCGSVWQGYYMFHGGTNPAGELSPLQESHATGYPNDLPVLTYDFQAPLGEYGQYRPSYDELRLQHLLLAEFGHLVAPMESVLPEVRPQVQHDRDTLRWAVRTDGASGFLFVNNHQPHEPLPDRPDTSFTVEFRAEYPGEIPGEIPGELPRFAGALTLPSSPVTVPAGAYFCWPLRLDVAGLRLEWATAQPVCTVALDGRTVLVLAATDGIAPEVALDAGTVRSVGAPSGDVTEIDGRILVAGLRPGTDALVEVDTADGERVGLLVLDAATARTVYRGQAWGAERLVLCADGVVFDGGDEVRVHSTAVRSSFAVLPAPERALTVDGVPVAGEADGIFTRYSLVTGGSAAPEARLTLVRPAGPAPEPSTGGPARASVPADKYFDTVAAEYGVDVPEDLPEGSLLRLDWTGDVGRAYVGDTLVADQFFTGRVWEIGRLPAGAALRVRVLPLHPDAKVHVPDGAGEAARTAAVTRAEWVTSRAWAVRSG
- a CDS encoding beta-galactosidase, whose protein sequence is MSALTTSPDGFLLHGEPFRIISGAMHYFRVHPDQWADRLRKARLMGLNTVETYVPWNLHQPDPDGPLVLDGFLDLPRYLSLARDEGLHVLLRPGPFICAEWDDGGLPSWLIADPDIRLRSSDPRFTEVIDRYLDVLLPPLMPYMAAAGGPVIAVQVENEYGAYGDDTAYLKHLEAAFRARGVEELLFTCDQANAEHLAAGALPGVLATATFGSRVDRHLAALRAHQPEGPLMCAEFWIGWFDHWGGPHHVRDAADAAADLDRLLSAGASVNIYMFHGGTNFGFTNGANHKHAYEPTVTSYDYDAALTECGDPGPKYHAFREVIARHAPVPDEPVPAPAPKLPAITVELDRRAPLVPHADTLAKPVRTEDPATMNDLGLHAGYALYRTTVEAVGDGLLHFAGGVGDRAQVFIDGTPVGVLERERHDETLPVRVPRPGATLDVLVENMGGVNYGPRIGAPKGLLGPVTFNGTPLHGWDCRPLPFDTLDAVPFEPSDATTATGPAFHHGSFDVESPADAFLALPGWTKGQAWVNGFHLGRYWNRGPQHTLYVPAPILRAGTNDLVLLELHATTGTRAQLTDTADLGPETD